The following proteins come from a genomic window of Aspergillus luchuensis IFO 4308 DNA, chromosome 3, nearly complete sequence:
- a CDS encoding RNA methylation protein TRM112 (BUSCO:EOG09265F2Y;~COG:S;~EggNog:ENOG410PPKG;~InterPro:IPR039127,IPR005651;~PFAM:PF03966;~go_function: GO:0046982 - protein heterodimerization activity [Evidence IEA]) produces MKLITVNFLTCAVKGCKTAAASYPLHFRDAELELQELEFQPEFILNIIPRIDWEALRVMANELGFPKIPDTKPEGDALKDEQLLKELHRLLLETQVVEGRLCCGNCGHEYMIKEGIANFLLPSHLGLIFLSVKLVLDFADPAQSKYTKV; encoded by the exons ATGAAGCTCATCACTGTCAACTTCCTGACCTGTGCTGTGAAGGGGTGcaaaacagcagcagcatcatatCCGCTGCATTTTCGAGATGCTGAATTAGAATTGCAGGAACTGGAGTTCCAGCCAGAGTTCATACTCAATATTATTCCTCGGATTGATTGGGAAGCGCTGCGAGTCATGGCAAATGAG CTCGGTTTTCCCAAAATCCCAGACACTAAGCCGGAAGGTGATGCGCTTAAAGATGAGCAGCTTCTAAAGGAACTCCACAGGCTCTTGTTAGAAACACAGGTTGTTGAAGGAAGATTGTGTTGCGGAAATTGCGGCCACGAATATATGATCAAGGAAGGAATCGCTaactttcttctccccagtCATTTAGGTCTGATATTCCTTTCCGTTAAACTTGTCCTTGACTTTGCTGACCCCGCGCAGTCTAAATATACGAAGGTGTGA
- the gfa1 gene encoding glutamine--fructose-6-phosphate transaminase (isomerizing) GFA1 (BUSCO:EOG09260SRF;~COG:M;~EggNog:ENOG410PG0E;~InterPro:IPR035466,IPR029055,IPR017932,IPR035490, IPR001347;~MEROPS:MER0012158;~PFAM:PF13522,PF01380,PF13537;~go_function: GO:0097367 - carbohydrate derivative binding [Evidence IEA];~go_process: GO:1901135 - carbohydrate derivative metabolic process [Evidence IEA]), translating into MCGIFGYINYLVERDRRFILDTILNGLSRLEYRGYDSAGLAVDGDKKKEVCAFKEVGKVAKLKELIEESKPDFTKTFESHAGIAHTRWATHGTPSRRNCHPHRSDANWEFAVVHNGIITNYKELKALLESKGFRFETETDTECIAKLTKYLYDQQPDIDFTVLAKAVVKELEGAFGLLIKSVHYPHEVIAARKGSPLVIGVRTSRKMKVDFVDVEYSEDGPLPAEQASQNVAIKKSATGLLAPPDKSLLHRSQSRAFLSDDGVPQPAEFFLSSDPSAIVEHTKKVLYLEDDDIAHIHEGQLNIHRLTKDDGTSNVRAIQTIELELQEIMKGNFDHFMQKEIFEQPESVVNTMRGRLDVANKQVTLGGLRQYISTIRRCRRIIFVACGTSYHSCMAVRGVFEELTEIPISVELASDFLDRQAPVFRDDTCVFVSQSGETADSLMALRYCLERGALTVGIVNVVGSSISLLTHCGVHINAGPEIGVASTKAYTSQFVAMVMFALSLSEDRASKQKRREEIMEGLAKVSEQFREILKLNEPIKQMCAKFFKDQKSLLLLGRGGQFPTALEGALKIKEISYLHCEAVMSGELKHGVLALVDENLPIIMILTRDNIFSKSLNAYQQVIARGGRPIVICNYDDPEFSAAQTEKIEVPKTVDCLQGLLNVIPLQLISYWLAVGEGLNVDFPRNLAKSVTVE; encoded by the exons ATGTG TGGCATTTTCGGCTACATCAACTACCTTGTCGAAAGAGACCGCAGGTTCATTCTTGATACTATACTTAACG GTCTTTCGAGACTTGAATACCGCGGTTATGATTCAGCCGGTCTCGCAGTCGATGgcgacaagaagaaggaagtctGTGCCTTCAAGGAAGTTGGCAAGGTCGCTAAGTTGAAGGAACTCATTGAAGAGTCCAAGCCCGATTTCACCAAGACCTTTGAGTCCCATGCTGGTATTGCTCACACTCGCTGGGCCACTCATGGTACTCCGTCTCGCCGGAACTGTCACCCTCACAG ATCTGACGCCAACTGGGAGTTTGCTGTTGTTCACAATGGTATCATTACCAATTACAAAGAATTGAAGGCCTTGCTGGAGAGCAAGGGATTCCGCTTCGAGACCGAGACAGACACTGAATGCATTGCCAAGCTTACGAAGTATCTTTATGATCAGCAGCCAGACATTGACTTCACGGTATTGGCCAAGGCTGTTGTCAAAGAACTCGAAGGCGCTTTCGGTCTCCTCATCAAGTCTGTGCACTATCCTCATGAAGTTATTGCGGCCCGTAAAGGTTCCCCGCTTGTTATCGGTGTGCGAActtcgaggaagatgaaggtggaCTTCGTTGATGTGGAATACTCCGAGGATGGCCCCCTTCCAGCAGAGCAGGCTTCTCAAAACGTTGCCATCAAGAAGTCTGCTACTGGACTGCTTGCACCTCCTGACAAGTCACTCCTGCACCGGTCTCAGTCCCGCGCTTTCCTTTCCGATGACGGCGTTCCTCAGCCAGCCGAATTCTTCTTGTCATCAGACCCATCGGCGATCGTTGAGCACACCAAGAAGGTCCTTTACCTTGAAGACGATGACATTGCTCATATCCATGAGGGACAGCTGAACATCCACCGTTTGACCAAGGATGATGGCACGTCTAATGTCCGCGCCATTCAGACCATTGAACTTGAGCTCCAGGAAATCATGAAGGGTAACTTTGATCACTTTATGCAGAAGGAGATCTTTGAGCAGCCCGAATCCGTGGTCAACACTATGCGCGGTCGACTGGATGTCGCAAACAAGCAAGTCACACTGGGCGGTCTCCGGCAGTATATTTCTACCATCCGTCGGTGCAGAAGAATTATCTTTGTGGCTTGTGGAACCAGCTACCACTCATGCATGGCCGTGCGTGGTGTTTTCGAGGAGCTTACTGAGATACCTATCTCGGTTGAACTTGCCTCGGACTTCCTGGACAGACAGGCACCTGTCTTCCGTGACGACACATGTGTTTTCGTTTCCCAGTCGGGAGAGACAGCCGATTCCCTGATGGCCTTGCGCTATTGTCTCGAGCGCGGTGCCTTGACTGTTGGTATTGTTAACGTGGTcggctcctccatctccctcctgACTCACTGCGGTGTGCACATCAATGCTGGGCCAGAGATCGGTGTCGCTTCTACGAAGGCATACACATCGCAGTTCGTGGCCATGGTTATGTTTGCACTCTCGCTTAGCGAGGATAGGGCTTCCAAGCAGAAGAGACGCGAGGAAATCATGGAGGGTTTGGCCAAGGTATCAGAGCAATTCAGAGAGATCCTGAAGCTTAATGAGCCCATCAAGCAGATGTGCGCAAAGTTCTTCAAGGATCAGAagagcttgctgctgctgggcagaGGTGGCCAGTTCCCCACGGCCCTTGAAG GTGCCCTTAAGATCAAGGAGATCTCCTACCTCCACTGTGAGGCTGTTATGTCCGGCGAACTGAAACACGGCGTTCTTGCCCTTGTGGATGAGAACCTgcccatcatcatgatccTTACGAGGGATAATATTTTCTCGAAGTCACTGAATGCTTACCAGCAAG TCATTGCACGAGGAGGCCGTCCTATCGTGATCTGCAACTATGATGACCCAGAATTCTCTGCCGCTCAAACAGAAAAGATTGAGGTCCCGAAGACGGTCGATTGCCTTCAAGGACTTTTGAACGTTATCCCATTGCAGCTTATCTCGTACTGGCTTGCAGTGGGAGAGGGTCTCAACGTCGATTTCCCCCGTAACCTCGCTAAGTCGGTTACTGTTGAATAG
- a CDS encoding small ubiquitin-related modifier domain-containing protein (COG:O;~EggNog:ENOG410PNMD;~InterPro:IPR029071,IPR000626,IPR022617;~PFAM:PF00240,PF11976;~go_function: GO:0005515 - protein binding [Evidence IEA]) translates to MRSFFKKPSWASRGDEGTDPNFYRHAGQVYNDIITANRKARASRLSVVQEPKEEQKEEPEQEPKQESEQQSEHTNSKRRRLSCRQPSAESSLGALTRNEALHNAEQPLDYNASYEHLQETNNNGDSCGPSTGVSTRGITVGITTETDDQCCESLPDVELTQVGAIRAHPEVTKAVKENKIASVQQSRFQNAREVDETVRPHNHSLAHNQAIVQILITSKIPNTKPLIVRRKMNQPLKDVRLAWCNRQKFTKEMQESVFLTWKGKRLFDVTTCRSLGIHAKSGNFNGHDTFYLDVEDIQVHMEASTEDLLNADLSHSQTVTDAKSSPEYTSWNGATSSPDRILLKCPGFGDLKVELNLEMQVSELVATFRVARQIPATRDIQLVFDGDRLDDNAYLADYELMDSDLVEVIIK, encoded by the coding sequence ATGCGTTCGTTTTTCAAAAAGCCTTCATGGGCAAGCAGGGGAGATGAGGGAACAGACCCGAATTTCTACCGTCATGCTGGTCAAGTCTATAATGACATTATCACTGCCAACCGGAAAGCTCGTGCTAGCCGACTGTCTGTAGTGCAGGAACCAAAGGAGGAACAAAAGGAGGAACCAGAGCAGGAACCAAAGCAGGAATCAGAGCAACAATCAGAGCACACAAACTCTAAACGTCGACGTCTCTCCTGCAGACAGCCCTCCGCAGAAAGTTCATTAGGTGCCCTCACTCGCAATGAAGCACTGCACAATGCGGAACAACCATTGGATTATAATGCTTCTTATGAGCACTTACAAGAGACCAATAACAATGGCGATAGTTGTGGTCCATCCACAGGAGTCTCAACCCGTGGTATCACAGTTGGAATTACAACAGAGACTGACGACCAATGTTGTGAGTCACTACCTGATGTGGAGCTTACTCAGGTTGGGGCAATCCGTGCACATCCAGAAGTTACAAAAGCAGTCAAAGAGAACAAGATTGCTTCCGTGCAGCAGTCACGTTTCCAAAATGCTCGAGAAGTTGATGAGACTGTCAGACCCCATAATCACAGTCTTGCCCATAATCAAGCAATAGTTCAGATCCTCATTACCTCAAAAATCCCAAATACCAAACCATTGATTGTCCGCCGAAAAATGAACCAACCTCTAAAGGATGTCCGTCTAGCATGGTGTAATCGCCAGAAATTCACCAAAGAAATGCAAGAATCGGTCTTCCTGACCTGGAAGGGTAAGAGACTGTTTGATGTTACTACATGCCGAAGCCTGGGAATCCATGCAAAAAGCGGTAATTTCAACGGACATGACACGTTCTACTTAGATGTGGAGGATATACAAGTTCATATGGAAGCTTCTACAGAAGACCTTCTCAACGCTGATCTTTCACACTCACAGACTGTGACTGACGCCAAGTCCAGTCCGGAGTATACGAGCTGGAATGGAGCAACTTCGTCCCCAGACAGGATACTATTAAAGTGTCCCGGGTTTGGTGATTTGAAGGTAGAGCTGAACCTGGAGATGCAGGTATCAGAGCTAGTTGCGACCTTCCGTGTTGCTAGGCAGATACCCGCAACCCGTGATATACAACTTGTATTTGACGGTGACCGCTTAGATGATAATGCTTATCTTGCAGACTACGAGCTAATGGACAGCGATCTTGTGGAGGTTATAATCAAGTGA
- a CDS encoding proteasome core particle subunit alpha 7 (BUSCO:EOG092644WX;~COG:O;~EggNog:ENOG410PGK8;~InterPro:IPR029055,IPR001353,IPR023332,IPR037555, IPR000426;~MEROPS:MER0000553;~PFAM:PF00227,PF10584;~go_component: GO:0005839 - proteasome core complex [Evidence IEA];~go_component: GO:0019773 - proteasome core complex, alpha-subunit complex [Evidence IEA];~go_process: GO:0006511 - ubiquitin-dependent protein catabolic process [Evidence IEA];~go_process: GO:0051603 - proteolysis involved in cellular protein catabolic process [Evidence IEA]), translated as MTSIGTGYDLSNSVFSPDGRNFQVEYAVKAVENGGTAIGIRCKDGVVLAVEKIITSKLLKPGANKRIATVDRHVGIVSAGLVPDGRHFVSRARDEASSWRSVYKGPIPTSALSNRLGSYVQAYTLYSSVRPFGVTAIVGGWDSEAELAVDGQVGSGPKSGSGGKVEGARTGGPGLYMIEPSGLYWGYYGAATGKGRQAAKAELEKLDLSSGTLSLLDGVKEAARIIYVAHEDSKDKDFELEMTWISSLDGPTKGRHEEVPKELREEAERAAKRALEGDDEEEDATKGDSNENERMEE; from the exons ATG ACTTCCATTGGCACTGGGTACGATCTCTCCAACTCAGTCTTCTCCCCAGATGGTCGCAACTTCCAG GTAGAATATGCCGTTAAAGCAGTAGAAAATGGAGGGACAGCCATTGGTATCAGGTGCAAAGATGGTGTCGTGCTCGCAGTGGAGAAAATCATTACCAGCAAGCTCCTGAAGCCTGGCGCCAATAAGAGAATAGCTACGGTTGATCGTCACGTTGGCATT GTTTCCGCCGGTCTGGTGCCGGACGGGCGACATTTCGTTTCTCGGGCTCGTGATGAAGCTTCATCATGGAGAAGTGTTTACAAAGGGCCAATTCCAACTTCTGCGCTATCCAACCGCCTTGGGAGCTACGTGCAAGCTTACACACTCTACTCTAGTGTCAGGCCTTTCGGCGTGACTGCTATTGTCGGAGGCTGGGACTCCGAAGCCGAGCTTGCTGTCGACGGTCAGGTCGGAAGTGGGCCCAAGTCGGGTTCTGGCGGTAAAGTCGAGGGCGCCAGAACTGGAGGTCCAGGTCTATATATGATTGAGCCAAGCGGCCTGTACTGG GGTTATTATGGCGCCGCCACCGGGAAAGGGAGACAAGCAGCCAAGGCTGAGCTTGAGAAACTCGACCTGAGCTCCGGCACACTGAGCCTTCTCGATGGAGTGAAGGAAGCGGCTCGAATTATCTATGTCGCCCATGAAGACAGTAAAGACAAGGACTTCGAACTGGAAATGACCTGGATTAGTTCATTAGACGGTCCGACGAAGGGAAGGCACGAGGAGGTACCGAAAGAACTCCGTGAGGAGGCAGAGCGGGCAGCAAAGAGAGCTCTGGAGGgagacgatgaggaagaagacgcaaCAAAGGGTGACTCAAACGAGAACGAGCGGATGGAGGAGTGA
- a CDS encoding lumazine synthase RIB4 (BUSCO:EOG09264OYZ;~COG:H;~EggNog:ENOG410PMH7;~InterPro:IPR036467,IPR034964,IPR002180;~PFAM:PF00885;~go_component: GO:0009349 - riboflavin synthase complex [Evidence IEA];~go_function: GO:0000906 - 6,7-dimethyl-8-ribityllumazine synthase activity [Evidence IEA];~go_process: GO:0009231 - riboflavin biosynthetic process [Evidence IEA]), with amino-acid sequence MTSLSLKGPGAAQTYDGTGLRIAIVHARWNMGIIGPLVDGAKRSLLAAGVAENNITVHTVPGSYELPFAVQKLYAASQIEAAKGSASAQGISATDLLSSSTADLTKASPQSPSPDAPRPFDAIIAVGVLIKGETMHFEYIADAVTHGLMRVQLDTGLPVIFGVLTVLTEEQGLERAGLGTKGMHNHGEDWGNAAVELGAKKRDWAEGKIV; translated from the exons ATGACTTCTCTGTCTCTGAAAGGCCCGGGCGCCGCGCAGACCTATGATG GAACTGGGCTACGAATCGCCATTGTCCATGCGAGGTGGAATATGGGCATAATTGGTCCTCTCGTGGATGGGGCCAAGCGGAGCCTCCTTGCAGCTGGAGTTGCTGAGAATAACATAACGGTCCACACTGTTCCAGGCAGTTATGAGTTGCCCTTTGCCGTGCAGAA GTTATATGCGGCTTCGCAGATTGAAGCTGCCAAAGGCTCAGCCTCGGCGCAAGGCATCAGTGCCACCGATTTGCTGTCTTCCTCTACGGCGGACCTCACTAAGGCGTCTCCGCAGTCGCCATCGCCCGATGCACCTAGACCTTTCGATGCCATCATTGCCGTTGGAGTACTGATTAAAGGAGAGACTATGCATTTTGAATATATCGCGGATGCCGTCACTCATGGATTGATGCGCGTGCAGCTTGATACGGGACTGCCGGTTATCTTTGGCGTGCTTACTGTCTTGACTGAAGAGCAAGGCTTGGAAAGAGCCGGCTTGGGCACAAAGGGAATGCACAATCACGGAGAGGACTGGGGTAATGCTGCAGTGGAACTtggagcaaagaaaagagactgGGCTGAGGGTAAAATTGTTTAG
- the LSM6 gene encoding U4/U6-U5 snRNP complex subunit LSM6 (COG:A;~EggNog:ENOG410PRHI;~InterPro:IPR016487,IPR010920,IPR001163;~PFAM:PF01423;~go_component: GO:0005732 - small nucleolar ribonucleoprotein complex [Evidence IEA];~go_process: GO:0000398 - mRNA splicing, via spliceosome [Evidence IEA]) gives MENGASSDGKDPSAFLGEIIGAPVTVKLNSGVVYKGELQSVDGYMNIALEKSEEFVNGNLSRSYGDAFIRGNNVLYISAH, from the exons ATGGAGAACGGTGCCTCATCTGATGGCAAGGATCCCTCAGCTTTTCTGGGTGAAATCATTGGCGCCCCAGTTACTGTTAAATTGAACTCAGGCGTTGTCTATAAAG GGGAACTTCAATCGGTAGATGGCTATATGAATATCGCTCTGGAGAAATCTGAGGAGTTTGTTAATGGAAATCTGTCCCGCAGTTACGGGGATGCCTTCATTCGCGGAAATAACG TGCTGTATATATCCGCGCATTAA
- the set1 gene encoding histone methyltransferase SET1 (BUSCO:EOG09264CH7;~COG:B;~EggNog:ENOG410PH74;~InterPro:IPR035979,IPR001214,IPR024636,IPR010916, IPR012677,IPR024657,IPR003616,IPR017111;~PFAM:PF11767,PF11764,PF00856;~go_component: GO:0048188 - Set1C/COMPASS complex [Evidence IEA];~go_function: GO:0003676 - nucleic acid binding [Evidence IEA];~go_function: GO:0005515 - protein binding [Evidence IEA];~go_function: GO:0018024 - histone-lysine N-methyltransferase activity [Evidence IEA];~go_process: GO:0034968 - histone lysine methylation [Evidence IEA]): MSRSSAGFADFFPTAPSVLQQKRKTIRERPRSEAHPEHDHSDEGRALPEEPKAILELTPGLYAEEQNLPTVNGDGLASSDSVSVSAARPSTHTHSTAYGNEARLDTLTPLTNAESSPAQRLSPSHIRIANGIEDSSGTMKTDDIKPAMTPLQTPPTPRSQSRTSGNVRGWKLVYDPDSEKRISSKEKRRKARYVDIVPNGQDDRPADPRLKISNYSRGGGCKQKTKFRPAPYSLKHWSYDASTTIGPGPPVQIVVTGFDPLTPIAPINALFSSFGEIAEINNRTDPITGRFLGICSVKYKDSASFRGGGPVLAANAARRAYYECKKEQRIGTRRIRVELDRDGIVSAKIVTRAVDSQRMGDRNNLLSAEEPKTGVSAKNNEPPPTAPKGPSGRSQMRPTAPVPEGPRASFLKPVVPSLVEEIPILSQIKRDPYIFIAHCYVPVLSTTVPHLKKRLKLFDWKDIRCDKTGYYIVFENSRRGEEETERCYKMCHMKPLFTYIMNMESQPYGNPNYERSPSPQRLQAEQRERAEKDRVKREAELDIEEEKRQRALDLDPCREVVAIIIRDLRDKLLEDVKSRIAAPALYDYLDPVRHATKRERLGIPEPEGAKRPMFRIDLDSSAGTPDSRSDLSTSRNPLGSSGLNILALPRIRKAHRLDRTNAAFLDERRKQPLRKKEVRPLYHRLQQLHDVDDSDDEQRTPFTRDTEDLDSRAPSRMSSETSDSEEDSDRIGSETLEVPVAERQTDSDRSHDIDITRDDESGVSPSEAPEQVPDRLQSSSRKRKVDDDRAKARKKQKGGDECFDMDDAAGSGEDQDMACSPSRSDTIQDVSAAAGEPSVTGTDPLVSHGQLAGHGQKDDAVALMDSWGADVEYKGLGKDHRHLVSQVGSFEHGKQTEEPRTEIEWRVSNDEPRSTVDDDESIVLDLDGWQNLVKDEEDLCFLRDVLREFSRSNVGNLSAWAWRQKEIKALNRPEESGPVREETVIPGYYVSNTTGAARTEGRKRILESEKSKYLPHRIKVQKAREEREARAKSDPHAVAAEAARIAAAKTISKSTSRSTRVNNRRLIADINAQKQALPTQSGDGDVLRFNQLKKRKKPVRFARSAIHNWGLYAEENISANDMIIEYVGEKVRQQVADMRERRYLKSGIGSSYLFRIDENTVIDATKRGGIARFINHSCTPNCTAKIIKVDGSKRIVIYALRDIERDEELTYDYKFEREWDSDDRIPCLCGSTGCKGFLN; this comes from the exons ATGTCGCGCTCCTCAGCAGGATTTGCAGACTTCTTCCCAACCGCACCGTCCGTCCTCCAGCAAAAGCGCAAGACCATCCGGGAGCGGCCTCGCTCCGAGGCCCATCCGGAACACGACCATAGCGATGAAGGGCGTGCGCTTCCTGAAGAGCCCAAGGCAATCCTTGAGTTGACACCGGGTCTTTACGCGGAGGAACAGAATTTGCCGACTGTCAATGGTGATGGACTTGCAAGCTCTGACAGTGTGAGCGTTTCGGCTGCCCGCCCATCGACACATACGCATAGCACGGCATATGGGAATGAAGCGCGTCTCGATACGCTTACGCCACTCACTAATGCGGAGTCGTCGCCCGCTCAGAGGCTCAGTCCATCTCACATAAGGATAGCCAACGGGATCGAAGATAGTTCAGGTACCATGAAGACCGACGACATAAAGCCCGCTATGACGCCCCTGCAaaccccaccaacaccccgaTCGCAGAGTCGCACTTCTGGAAACGTGAGGGGCTGGAAGTTAGTCTATGACCCAGATTCAGAGAAGCGGATATCATCGAAGGAGAAGCGAAGGAAAGCGCGATATGTGGATATAGTGCCTAATGGGCAAGATGATCGACCAGCAGACCCTCGTTTAAAGATATCCAATTATTCGCGAGGTGGTGGCTGCAAGCAGAAGACCAAGTTTCGGCCAGCTCCTTACTCATTGAAACACTGGTCATACGACGCTTCGACAACTATTGGCCCTGGACCTCCGGTACAGATAGTGGTCACCGGGTTCGATCCATTGACCCCAATCGCCCCAATAAATGCTTTGTTCTCGAGTTTCGGGGAGATTGCTGAAATCAACAACCGCACCGATCCAATAACCGGTAGATTTTTGGGGATATGTTCAGTCAAATATAAAGATAGCGCATCTTTCAGAGGAGGCGGGCCCGTTCTCGCGGCGAACGCAGCCAGGCGAGCCTATTATGAGTGCAAAAAAGAGCAACGGATTGGAACGCGCAGAATCAGAGTCGAGCTAGACCGGGATGGTATCGTCTCGGCAAAGATAGTAACAAGGGCAGTCGACTCTCAGAGGATGGGGGACAGGAACAACCTTCTGAGTGCAGAGGAACCTAAAACAGGCGTCTCGGCAAAGAATAATGAGCCTCCACCGACGGCTCCCAAGGGcccttctggaagatcccAAATGCGCCCTACGGCCCCAGTTCCGGAAGGCCCGAGGGCAAGCTTTTTGAAGCCTGTTGTACCATCACTGGTGGAAGAAATACCTATACTGAGTCAGATCAAGCGTGACCCATATATATTCATCGCACACTGTTACGTACCGGTCCTCAGTACCACCGTTCCGCATCTGAAGAAAAGGCTCAAACTATTCGATTGGAAAGACATACGTTGCGACAAGACAGGGTACTACATTGTGTTTGAGAATTCAAGgcgcggcgaagaagaaaccgAAAGATGCTACAAGATGTGCCATATGAAACCTCTGTTCACATACATTATGAACATGGAGAGTCAGCCCTATGGGAATCCTAATTACGAACGAAGTCCAAGTCCCCAGAGACTGCAGGCCGAACAGCGAGAGCGAGCCGAAAAGGACAGGGTGAAAAGGGAAGCAGAGTTGgacatcgaagaagagaaaagacaaCGTGCCCTGGATCTGGACCCTTGCAGAGAGGTGGTGGCGATAATAATACGGGACCTACGAGACAAATTACTTGAAGATGTGAAATCTCGAATTGCAGCACCGGCCTTGTATGACTACCTGGATCCAGTTCGACATGCTAcaaagagggagaggctgGGAATTCCTGAACCGGAGGGGGCTAAAAGGCCTATGTTCCGCATCGACCTCGACAGTTCAGCTGGCACACCTGACTCACGCTCTGACTTGTCAACCAGTAGGAATCCTTTGGGTTCGTCTGGTCTGAATATACTTGCTCTTCCACGGATCAGAAAGGCACATCGACTAGATCGCACGAACGCTGCGTTCTTggatgaaagaagaaaacagccCTTACGAAAGAAGGAAGTAAGACCACTTTACCATCGTCTCCAGCAACTACACGATGTGGACGATTCAGACGATGAGCAAAGGACACCCTTCACCAGAGACACTGAAGATTTAGACAGTCGTGCCCCGAGCCGGATGAGTTCTGAGACCTCGGATTCAGAGGAAGACTCGGATCGGATCGGTTCTGAAACGTTGGAAGTTCCTGTTGCCGAAAGGCAGACCGATAGTGATAGGTCTCACGATATAGACATCACGAGAGATGATGAATCTGGAGTTTCGCCAAGCGAGGCTCCCGAGCAGGTTCCTGACCGACTCCAATCTTCATCACGCAAAAgaaaggtggatgatgaccGAGCAAAGGCAcggaagaaacagaaaggaGGCGACGAATGCTTCGATATGGATGATGCGGCAGGATCTGGGGAGGACCAAGACATGGCATGCTCCCCATCTCGGTCAGATACCATCCAGGATGTCAGCGCAGCGGCAGGTGAACCATCTGTAACTGGCACGGATCCCTTGGTCTCCCATGGTCAATTGGCAGGGCATGGTCAGAAAGATGATGCAGTGGCACTCATGGACTCATGGGGTGCTGATGTTGAGTACAAAGGTCTCGGCAAAGACCATCGCCATCTTGTATCCCAAGTTGGTAGTTTTGAGCATGGCAAGCAGACTGAAGAGCCTAGAACGGAGATTGAATGGCGAGTATCGAATGATGAGCCTCGCTCAACGGTCGATGACGACGAATCGATTGTGCTGGATCTCGACGGTTGGCAGAATTTAgtcaaggatgaagaggatctttgctttcttcgtGATGTCTTACGAGAATTCTCGAGATCTAATGTTGGCAACCTTTCAGCTTGGGCTTGGAGACAAAAGGAGATTAAGGCACTTAATCGCCCTGAAGAGTCTGGTCCGGTACGCGAGGAGACCGTCATTCCCGGCTACTACGTTTCAAACACGACTGGGGCAGCAAGAactgaaggaagaaaacgGATCTTGGAGTCGGAGAAATCGAAATATCTGCCGCACAGGATCAAAGTTCAAAAGGCCCGTGAAGAGCGAGAAGCTAGGGCGAAGAGCGATCCACatgctgttgctgcagaAGCCGCAAGGATTGCTGCAGCAAAAACGATTTCGAAGTCCACTTCCCGTTCAACAAGGGTTAACAATCGCCGCCTCATTGCTGATATCAACGCTCAAAAGCAGGCTCTTCCAACTCAGAGCGGCGATGGAGATGTTCTCCGGTTCAACCAGTTGAAGAAACGGAAGAAGCCAGTTCGTTTTGCTCGATCCGCCATCCATAATTGGGGCCTCTATGCAGAAGAGAACATATCTGCGAACGATATGATCATTGAATATGTGGGTGAGAAGGTCCGGCAGCAGGTTGCTGACATGAGAGAACGGCGTTACCTGAAAAGCGGAATCGGTAGTAGTTACCTTTTTCGTATCGATGAAAACACAGTTATAGATGCGACAAAGAGGGGTGGTATTGCCAGGTTTATCAACCACAGCTGTACGCCGAATTGCACGGCCAAAATAATAAAGGTCGATGGCAGCAAGCGAATCGTCATCTATGCCTTACGAGACATCGAGAGGG ACGAAGAGCTGACATATGACTACAAATTTGAGAGAGAGTGGGATAGCGATGACAGAATCCCGTGCCTCTGTGGTTCGACCGGGTGTAAAGGTTTTCTCAACTAA